The Stenotrophomonas maltophilia genome segment CGCACAGCTGGGAGCTGCTGGGGCAGATGCCCGGCATCCAGCTCACCGAAACGCGGCAGGGTGCCGAATCGGGCAAGGTCAGCTTCCGCGCCTTCAACGGCGAGGGCTACCTCAATGCCATCAAGACGCTGATCGATGGCATCCCCAGCAACGTCAACAGCGGCAACCAGCGCTTCATCGACATGGTGTTTCCGCTGGACATCAGCTACATCGAAGTAGTGCGCGGTACCAACGATCCGCGCTATGGCCTGCACAACATCGGCGGCAACGTGAACTTCGGTACGCGCCAGGGTGGCAGCTACACCGATGCGCGCCTGGCCTACGGCAGCTACAACACCCGTGATGCACAGCTGGCGGTTGGCCGCGAAGCCAATGGCTTCGCGCAGAACTACTTTGTCGGCACCCAGGCCAGCGATGGTTATCGCGACCACGACACCTCCAGGAAGTACTCGCTGGGCGGCAAGTGGTTCTTCGGCACGCTGGACGAAGGGCTGCGCGTGGGCCTGACGGCGCGCACCTACCACCATGAGGCCGACGAACCCGGCTTCATGACCGCCGAGGAACTGCGCACGCACCGCCGTGGCAGCGAGCTGCGCAACGGCAATGATGGCGATGACCGCGACATGCGGCAGATCGCCGCGCACGTCGACCTGAAGCTGTCCGACGCACTCACCTTCGGCACGCGGCTCTACTACAACCGCTACGAAGACGACCGCCGCGTGACCTTCAGCGACCTGCCCACCGGCAACCTGCCGCGCCAGCGCCGCATGTGGGACGAGCGTCAGGCCGGACTGCTCAGCACCCTGACCTGGCAGGCCAGTTCCGCGCTTACTGTCGAGGGCGGCCTGAACTACGAGCAGCAGGACAACGGCTACATCCGCGAGCGCTACGCCTACGCCGAACCCACTGATTTCAGCCAGCCGCCGGCGCGGGTGCAGAACAACGATCGCCACAGCTTCGACAACTGGGGCGCTTACGTGCAGGCCATCTACCAGCCGGTCGAGGCCTGGAAGATCGTGCCGGCCTATCGTATCGATCGCTTCAGTGGCAGCACGCACCTGATGAACGGCGTCCGCGGACGCCTGCAGGACTACGGCACCATCGGTCAGCCCAAGCTGAGCATCATCCACAGCCTGGGCCAGACCACCCACGTCTACGCGAACTGGGGCCGCACCTTCCAGGTACTGACCGGGTCCACCGCGCCGGCCTACCTCACCCCCGGGCAGGCACCGATGCAGCCGTCCACCAACACCGGCATGGAGCTGGGCCTGAAGTTCCAGCCGTTCCAGGGCGCCCAGGCGCGCCTGGCGGTGTGGCAGCAGGACGCGGAAAACGAGGTATCCAACATGCCGGCCACTGGCACCACGGTCACCCTGGGCAAGACCCGCCGACGAGGCGTGGATGCGCAGTTGAGCCTGCAACTGGGCGACGACTGGACGGTATGGGCTTCGCACGCCTACCAGGAAGCGAAGATCACCCGCGACGACCGCGATGCCGGCATTTCCCTGCAGGGCCGCGAAGTGGCTGCCACCCCGCGCCATATCAGCAATCTGGGTGTGGATTACCGCGCCACGAATGCGCTGCGGCTGGGCCTGCAGGCGCGTGCACAGGGCGATTACTACCTGGAAGAGCGCAACGTGGCCGGCAAGTTCGGAGGTTTCGCCGTGCTCGACCTCAGCGCTGCCTATCAGCTCACCCCGCGTTTCAGCGTGGACCTGCAGCTGAAGAACGTCACCGGCCGCCAGTACGCCTACGCCTGGTACGACAGCTTCTTCTGGGACAGCGCCCGCCCGATGTTCTCGCCGGCCCCGGGCCGCAGCGTGTTCGTCGGCCTGAACATGAAGCTGTAACCGGCCACGCATCTGGTAGTGGTCGAGCTTGCTCGACCTGCGGCAGGGGTCAGCGCCTTTTCCTGGCGGAAAGGGATCCGTCCCCGGAACCCGCAGCGCAAGGGGTCAGATCCCTTTCCGCCAGGAAAGGGCTCTGACCCCGAACCCCCCGTTTTGCACTACATTGGTGCAATGTCCGACCCCGCACCCCCGCCGTCCCTCGATGCCCTGGGCACGCCGCTGGCCTGGGCCGGGGCCGATGGCTGCATTGCCGGCTGCAATCCGGCCTTCGCCCGCTGGCTGGGCGTCAGCGTCCGGCGCCTGCTGGGTCGGCCATTGGCCGCCCTGGAAGTGCAGGGCGAGGCGTTGGCCCATTTCCTGGCCCGCGACGAGCGCGACAGCCTGCGCCTGAACCGGCTGGCGCTGGCGGTGCCCGGCGAGGCGCCGCGCTTCGCCGAGGGCTGGATGAGCCGCCGCGACGATGGCGGCTGGCTGCTGGAGGCGCATCCGGTCGATGAGTTCCCAGGACTCGATCCCACCCAGGCGCTGCCCAGCGCGCTCAGCGCGGCGCTGAAGGGGCTGGCCCACGAGCTGCGCAACCCGCTGGCCGGGCTGAAGGGCGCGGCCCAGCTGCTGGCCCGCCGTGCGGCGCAGCGCGACGCCAGCGAACGTGAGCTGATCGAACTGATCGGTTCGGAGATCGAGCGCCTCAACGGCCTGCTCGACCAGCTGCTGTCGCCGGCCCCGGCCGCGCCGCATGCCGAACTGAACATCCATGCCGCGCTGGAGCGCGTGCTGCGCCTAGCCGAGAGCGAAGCCGGCTGGGCGGTGCGCCTGCAGCGTGACTACGACCCCAGCATCCCCGAATTCCATGGTGACGCCGACCG includes the following:
- a CDS encoding TonB-dependent receptor, with product MKTPTLVAALAAAPFAPEAFAQSADAALTLGKVQVHQHGEGQLSAHQVLTSVDVLGADQIEDRNVSHSWELLGQMPGIQLTETRQGAESGKVSFRAFNGEGYLNAIKTLIDGIPSNVNSGNQRFIDMVFPLDISYIEVVRGTNDPRYGLHNIGGNVNFGTRQGGSYTDARLAYGSYNTRDAQLAVGREANGFAQNYFVGTQASDGYRDHDTSRKYSLGGKWFFGTLDEGLRVGLTARTYHHEADEPGFMTAEELRTHRRGSELRNGNDGDDRDMRQIAAHVDLKLSDALTFGTRLYYNRYEDDRRVTFSDLPTGNLPRQRRMWDERQAGLLSTLTWQASSALTVEGGLNYEQQDNGYIRERYAYAEPTDFSQPPARVQNNDRHSFDNWGAYVQAIYQPVEAWKIVPAYRIDRFSGSTHLMNGVRGRLQDYGTIGQPKLSIIHSLGQTTHVYANWGRTFQVLTGSTAPAYLTPGQAPMQPSTNTGMELGLKFQPFQGAQARLAVWQQDAENEVSNMPATGTTVTLGKTRRRGVDAQLSLQLGDDWTVWASHAYQEAKITRDDRDAGISLQGREVAATPRHISNLGVDYRATNALRLGLQARAQGDYYLEERNVAGKFGGFAVLDLSAAYQLTPRFSVDLQLKNVTGRQYAYAWYDSFFWDSARPMFSPAPGRSVFVGLNMKL
- a CDS encoding two-component system sensor histidine kinase NtrB — its product is MSDPAPPPSLDALGTPLAWAGADGCIAGCNPAFARWLGVSVRRLLGRPLAALEVQGEALAHFLARDERDSLRLNRLALAVPGEAPRFAEGWMSRRDDGGWLLEAHPVDEFPGLDPTQALPSALSAALKGLAHELRNPLAGLKGAAQLLARRAAQRDASERELIELIGSEIERLNGLLDQLLSPAPAAPHAELNIHAALERVLRLAESEAGWAVRLQRDYDPSIPEFHGDADRLTQAVWNLVRNAIQAGAGNITLRTRVEHGVRIAEQLHTLALRLEIADDGRGVPEELAEHLFLPLVSGRAEGTGLGLALAQQVAREHRGTLTYRSRPGHTVFTLLLPIVSGAAPAEEAPRDV